In Planctomycetota bacterium, the following are encoded in one genomic region:
- a CDS encoding uroporphyrinogen decarboxylase family protein, translating to MTARENTLRIIQFDHPERVVGGPPTHGLAYLGCNHEGYQDGGHDCPVGTTWTDIWGTVWRKELDGVMGFPLHHPLADPKALKTYQWPDPDDERIIGKVYKAAAAKPGDDLFLSGSHRETLWEKAYMLASMETMMLAFRAEPGFAREILHRVMDWQLAIARHYLAVGVEIASLGDDLGTQRGPLLGPDIVAEFLVPEYRRLFDLYRSKGVLIAFHSCGNIGWMLDTFMELGVNVLNPVQATANDLDAVRARTQGRMALQGAVSTGTIMAGPPEAIEAEVRTRLWQLGRDGGYFCSPDQGMPFPPSHSEAFRRALEQHGRYPLTRPPRT from the coding sequence ATGACGGCCAGGGAGAATACCCTGCGAATCATCCAGTTCGACCACCCCGAACGGGTGGTGGGCGGGCCGCCAACGCATGGGCTGGCCTACTTGGGCTGCAACCACGAGGGCTATCAGGACGGCGGACACGATTGCCCGGTGGGCACGACCTGGACCGACATCTGGGGCACCGTGTGGCGGAAGGAACTTGACGGGGTGATGGGTTTCCCGCTGCACCATCCGCTAGCGGACCCGAAGGCGCTGAAGACATATCAGTGGCCGGACCCAGACGATGAGCGAATCATCGGCAAGGTCTACAAGGCCGCCGCGGCGAAGCCCGGCGATGACCTGTTCCTCAGCGGCAGCCACCGCGAGACGCTTTGGGAGAAGGCGTATATGCTGGCGAGCATGGAGACCATGATGCTCGCCTTCCGCGCCGAGCCCGGCTTCGCCCGCGAGATTCTGCATCGCGTGATGGACTGGCAGCTCGCCATCGCCCGGCACTACCTGGCCGTGGGCGTCGAGATCGCCAGCCTGGGCGACGACCTGGGCACCCAACGCGGCCCGCTCCTCGGTCCCGATATTGTGGCGGAGTTCCTCGTGCCCGAGTATCGCCGCCTGTTCGACCTCTACCGCAGCAAGGGCGTGCTCATCGCGTTCCACTCCTGCGGCAACATCGGGTGGATGCTGGACACGTTCATGGAGCTGGGCGTCAACGTCCTGAATCCCGTGCAGGCCACGGCGAACGACCTCGACGCCGTGCGGGCGCGGACGCAGGGGCGGATGGCGCTTCAGGGCGCGGTGAGCACGGGCACGATCATGGCTGGGCCGCCGGAGGCCATCGAGGCCGAAGTGCGGACGCGGCTGTGGCAGCTCGGGCGCGACGGCGGCTACTTCTGCTCGCCCGACCAGGGCATGCCCTTCCCTCCCTCCCACAGCGAGGCATTCCGCAGAGCGCTTGAGCAGCACGGCCGCTATCCGCTCACGCGCCCGCCTCGCACTTGA
- a CDS encoding PIN domain-containing protein has protein sequence MEWVSQLRGTVVGVDTAPFIYFMEDHPKYRPVLVPFSEVLDRGEFSAVTSVLTLCEVLPHPFRKGALGLAENYRRILLRAAHLATLNVTPEIAEDTARLRAKHNLRTPDAVQIAAALREGATSFVTNDTDLPTLPGLRIIVLDNLLDQ, from the coding sequence ATGGAATGGGTGAGCCAACTGCGGGGCACCGTCGTGGGAGTGGACACGGCGCCGTTCATCTACTTCATGGAGGATCATCCGAAGTACCGCCCTGTCCTCGTGCCTTTTTCTGAGGTGTTGGACCGCGGCGAGTTCTCCGCTGTGACCTCCGTGCTGACCCTGTGTGAGGTTCTGCCCCACCCATTCAGGAAGGGCGCTCTCGGTCTTGCCGAGAACTACCGTAGGATTCTGCTGAGGGCGGCGCACTTGGCCACACTGAACGTTACGCCCGAGATCGCCGAAGACACCGCGCGGTTGAGGGCCAAACACAACCTGCGCACCCCCGACGCCGTCCAGATCGCCGCCGCGCTCCGCGAGGGGGCCACCTCTTTCGTCACCAACGACACTGACCTGCCGACGCTCCCCGGCCTCAGGATCATTGTCCTGGACAACCTGCTGGATCAGTAA
- a CDS encoding PQQ-binding-like beta-propeller repeat protein, with protein sequence MSYLSICIALAGLSAHAQDWPRFRGPGGAGISDATTIPAKWTADDYNWKVKLPGEGHSSPAVVGERIYLTCADPETAARTVACLHVSDGRTLWRRDFASTKYRHNAANSFASASPAADADGVVVTWTTPEEVTLLALDRDGRDIWRRNLGPFTALHGSGSSPVILGSLVILANEQGDYQTTSRPPDKQPKSSLIAVDRKTGETRWQIDRKTTWCVYATPCTRQDEGGRTELIFVSTSHGFTAVEPASGKVLWEIGDLLKECVSSPVVADGLVIAGDSYFMTGGHFVAVRPPSKKHGANPAVAWEIPKPVPRVSTPVAWNGRLYLWSEEGTVACHSTATGQLVWRERIQGGVFHGSPVCIAGRLYCISRNGDVIVLAASDKFELLARVPLGESSSATPAVANGVMYLRTRTQLFSLGGNKS encoded by the coding sequence ATGTCATATCTCTCCATCTGCATTGCCTTGGCGGGCCTGTCGGCGCACGCCCAGGACTGGCCGCGGTTCCGAGGCCCGGGCGGGGCCGGCATCAGCGACGCCACGACCATCCCCGCGAAGTGGACCGCCGACGACTACAACTGGAAGGTAAAACTCCCCGGCGAAGGCCACTCCTCGCCCGCCGTCGTCGGCGAGCGCATCTACCTCACGTGCGCCGACCCCGAGACGGCCGCGCGAACGGTTGCCTGCCTCCACGTCTCCGACGGCCGCACACTGTGGCGGCGCGACTTTGCTTCCACGAAGTACCGCCACAACGCCGCCAACAGCTTCGCCTCCGCCTCCCCAGCCGCCGATGCCGACGGCGTTGTCGTCACCTGGACCACGCCCGAGGAGGTGACGCTCCTCGCCCTCGACCGCGACGGCAGGGACATCTGGCGCCGCAACCTGGGGCCATTCACGGCGCTCCACGGCAGTGGAAGCTCGCCCGTCATCCTCGGCAGCCTCGTCATCCTGGCCAACGAGCAGGGCGACTACCAGACCACCAGCCGTCCCCCCGACAAACAGCCCAAGAGCAGCCTCATCGCCGTGGACCGCAAGACGGGCGAGACCCGCTGGCAGATTGACCGAAAGACCACCTGGTGCGTCTACGCCACGCCCTGCACCCGCCAGGACGAGGGGGGGCGGACGGAGCTCATCTTCGTCAGCACCTCCCACGGCTTCACCGCGGTCGAGCCGGCCAGCGGCAAGGTGCTCTGGGAGATCGGCGACCTCCTCAAGGAGTGCGTCAGCTCGCCCGTCGTGGCCGACGGCCTGGTCATCGCGGGCGATTCGTACTTCATGACGGGCGGCCACTTCGTCGCCGTCCGCCCGCCCTCGAAGAAGCATGGCGCAAACCCTGCCGTGGCCTGGGAAATCCCTAAGCCTGTCCCCCGCGTCTCAACCCCCGTCGCCTGGAATGGACGGCTCTACCTCTGGAGCGAGGAGGGTACGGTGGCCTGCCACAGCACGGCCACGGGGCAGCTGGTCTGGCGGGAGCGCATACAGGGCGGTGTGTTCCACGGCTCCCCTGTTTGCATCGCTGGCCGGCTCTACTGCATCTCCCGCAACGGCGACGTCATCGTCCTGGCGGCATCCGACAAGTTCGAGCTCCTCGCCCGCGTCCCGCTCGGCGAGTCCAGCAGCGCCACCCCCGCTGTCGCCAACGGCGTGATGTACCTCCGCACCCGCACGCAGCTCTTCTCCCTCGGCGGCAACAAGTCTTGA
- the acs gene encoding acetate--CoA ligase, translated as MATPVVAAEAEVYTPPAELAANCAIPNYEEVYRRSVEDPEGFWAEVAQGFQWFEPWKQVLDWQHPFAKWFAGAKCNIVQNALDRHLATWRRNKAALLWEGEPGDTRSYTYFQLSREVSKFANVLKSMGVRKGDRVTVYLPRVPEQVIAMLACAKIGAIHSVVYGGFSHEALRTRIQDAEARVLITADGGYYNGKVVALKEIADQAVAHAPSVEVVIVVRRAGNQVNMEPARDVWYHELMSLPIASAECPTERLDADDPLFILYTSGTTGQPKGILHVHGGYMVGVGATTKWVFDLKDEDTYWCTADAGWVTGHSYIVYGPLINGATLLLYEGAPTAPRPDRWWSIVERYGVTVLYTTPTAIRGLMRFGQSWVARRDLSSLRLLGTVGEPINPEAWRWYHANVGRGRCPIMDTWWQTETGMIMISPVPSVKLKPGSATRPLPGVVAEVVDEHGKPVPDDHDGFLVIRRPWPAMLRTLYKDPDRYRQNYWEKIPNVYTAGDSARRDKDGYIWVIGRIDDVLKVSGYRLGTAEVESALVSHPAVSEAAAIGKPHELKGNAIKVFVVLRTGYDGTDKLKDDLRQHVGKELGPIARPDEIDFVSGLPRTRSGKIMRRLLRARELGLPEGDTSTLED; from the coding sequence ATGGCCACCCCGGTCGTTGCCGCCGAGGCGGAGGTGTATACGCCTCCCGCCGAACTCGCCGCCAACTGCGCAATCCCCAACTACGAGGAGGTCTACCGCCGGTCCGTCGAGGACCCCGAGGGCTTCTGGGCCGAGGTGGCGCAGGGCTTCCAGTGGTTCGAGCCCTGGAAGCAGGTGCTCGACTGGCAGCATCCCTTCGCCAAGTGGTTCGCGGGGGCGAAGTGCAATATCGTGCAGAACGCCCTCGACCGCCATCTGGCCACCTGGCGGCGAAACAAGGCGGCGCTGCTGTGGGAGGGCGAGCCGGGCGACACGCGCTCGTACACCTACTTCCAGCTCTCCCGCGAGGTCTCCAAGTTCGCCAACGTCCTGAAGAGCATGGGCGTGCGCAAGGGCGACCGGGTGACGGTCTACCTGCCGCGCGTGCCCGAGCAGGTGATCGCGATGCTCGCCTGCGCGAAGATCGGCGCCATCCACAGCGTCGTCTACGGTGGCTTCAGCCACGAGGCGCTCCGCACCCGCATCCAGGACGCGGAGGCCCGCGTGCTGATCACGGCCGACGGCGGCTACTACAACGGCAAGGTGGTGGCGCTCAAGGAGATCGCCGATCAAGCCGTCGCCCACGCCCCCTCCGTCGAGGTCGTCATCGTGGTCCGCCGCGCCGGCAACCAGGTCAACATGGAGCCGGCCCGCGACGTGTGGTATCACGAGCTGATGTCGCTGCCCATCGCCTCGGCCGAATGCCCCACCGAGCGCCTCGACGCCGACGACCCGCTCTTCATCCTCTACACCTCGGGCACCACGGGCCAGCCCAAGGGCATCCTGCACGTCCACGGCGGCTACATGGTCGGCGTCGGGGCCACCACCAAGTGGGTCTTCGATCTGAAGGACGAAGACACCTACTGGTGCACCGCCGATGCCGGTTGGGTGACGGGCCATAGCTACATCGTCTACGGCCCGCTCATCAACGGCGCCACTTTGCTGCTTTACGAAGGCGCGCCCACGGCCCCGCGGCCCGACCGCTGGTGGAGCATCGTCGAGCGCTACGGCGTCACCGTGCTCTACACCACGCCCACGGCCATCCGCGGCCTCATGCGCTTCGGCCAGAGCTGGGTCGCGCGCCGCGATCTCTCGTCCCTCCGCCTCCTGGGCACCGTGGGCGAGCCGATCAACCCCGAGGCCTGGCGCTGGTACCACGCCAACGTAGGCCGCGGCCGCTGCCCCATCATGGACACCTGGTGGCAAACTGAGACCGGCATGATCATGATCTCGCCCGTTCCTTCCGTGAAGCTCAAGCCGGGCTCCGCCACGCGGCCTCTGCCCGGTGTGGTCGCCGAGGTCGTGGACGAGCACGGCAAGCCTGTGCCCGACGACCACGACGGTTTCCTGGTCATCAGGAGACCCTGGCCCGCCATGCTCCGAACCCTCTACAAGGACCCCGACCGCTACCGCCAGAACTACTGGGAGAAGATCCCCAACGTCTACACCGCGGGCGACTCGGCGCGGCGGGACAAGGACGGCTATATCTGGGTGATTGGCCGGATTGACGACGTGTTGAAGGTCTCGGGCTATCGCCTGGGCACGGCCGAGGTCGAGAGCGCGCTCGTCAGCCACCCGGCCGTCTCCGAGGCCGCCGCCATCGGCAAGCCCCACGAACTCAAGGGCAACGCCATCAAGGTCTTCGTGGTCCTCCGGACCGGCTACGACGGCACCGACAAGCTGAAGGACGACCTGCGCCAGCACGTGGGTAAGGAGTTGGGTCCCATCGCGCGGCCCGACGAGATTGATTTCGTCAGCGGCCTGCCCAGGACGCGCAGCGGCAAGATCATGCGCCGCCTGCTCCGCGCCCGCGAACTCGGCCTGCCCGAGGGCGATACCAGCACGCTGGAGGACTGA
- a CDS encoding beta-galactosidase trimerization domain-containing protein has protein sequence MNKIALLAICGVLVVGRGGAGGADGLQWHCHSLGKPKVLYLAGSPNNEMFAEQLRHVVPADVAFAPLLYGDQEMHHLCDKPLEESKEDQAYVLKEGAAYFDGLVARMREFQVVIAQFPVRSNDKAESERLVATQKALADYARSGGKLVVINPGWEAVYEGTPLEDVLPIRSGKGKSWVYSCGPATDHPLSRGIPLEVTGAHFYGPIYEPADATCLPLTDNGKLTRFWHRRLPSGGEVVHLFQVGGERHQWRGENAALYDPERPDDGTAWNAFYRRLVYGLAFGDKAFPALVSVSAKPSRAGNTLAASVTLENHSDAPREIVISFDARHRRSPDGIRMEKKVAVAKGQSVALQFAPEVNLPCTDAWLLVTARALDADGRTVVSESMAWAPYIHRVPLTVKTDKASYAPGETITATITWAPDAEEGDYLPVAYVVDSSGRALTRAAFEVTGERTATAKLTMPDRGPEFVGSYWVTAVFSKGDQIAGLARAQVQLDQPWTMRERFEWSVWTWGGGGRFIDLIRDAGFNALGCMGNPYTADRYGMRQYVEGTGINTFGVTIDHDNWEAVRAAMHKTIERHNQGAPDARSKSLVSLGEESGFKDGWGMRYYWPEDKAPAVPQKVFGEHLRERYAGRLDVLNQEWGTSFASFDDIPLEKAKVKSPGQVFVTSQAWEAMQKKGETKPVIPVNLARLDPKQRYIGHSAPYWETYNFFDWYYQKYCDLATEVYRSRRNPVPLTIMSAPGGFYPKVDVYNFAGLGPFYPKEAALVGNAIARRDYGDIPGFSAAMWAYFDLRSLWNCTVMSSILAGNTHIDYWVDVPLTFNADLTHTRASFWTKELREQLRPIEPILLHKRFAYTDGLGMLVGQQPLPKGILGQHFGSAIDCNAPIYSALEETGYMPKVVHAKDLKGIKVLVASHAQVLSTEEGKAIADFVKGGGLLISTPWLASCSPHGNAFTVYPAEETGLAELLGFRLLNTSQAVVKEEANLPQVWNLREVVLVSKGKDNVLDMAPDVEVLAKHKDGTPLILTREVGKGRVVYLNFIYDWDNWWNSFHEPAREAYRRLIDAIIRSDGRVKAEYFIAFESAEPCDDNKGWWQTPLKSKPNHGEAVPWWSSQLYSDPSGRIKYLAIFSDHRSPAISATVRWADPNVRVFDLLSVPHVKARAANSPKPDAQGAWQTGLRPGGAALFAIVRQAPAEVRLRAMSSVVAGQPVRVAVTIKGVERDACYGLGLDVVDPSGNYSRKMSLASVQAPGGKTEFLIPTALNDPPGEYRILATEAITCERGQARFRLREPSQAPSQADLTPFPSRPSEAWPAISMTTAEFLGELRKLRAVYEGGHAGLEAKYMLSYYLNVPFRPDNRHAIMRRLQRTDWAPHVEALAEATRAGERFLVLPEDLNHDPGSGLWIDPFSGLRLNLLFRELLKQPGARTRLLEGLPVPLSAIEIGNGALMYPTQLESPDRSAYHSSDFAVWHERLKKALKEIR, from the coding sequence ATGAACAAGATCGCCCTGCTGGCAATCTGCGGCGTCCTCGTTGTGGGGAGGGGCGGGGCAGGGGGCGCGGATGGGCTCCAGTGGCACTGCCACTCCCTCGGCAAACCGAAGGTGCTCTACCTGGCGGGCAGCCCGAACAACGAGATGTTCGCCGAACAGCTCCGCCACGTGGTGCCGGCAGACGTAGCCTTCGCGCCGCTGCTCTACGGCGACCAGGAGATGCACCACCTGTGCGACAAGCCGCTGGAGGAGAGCAAGGAGGACCAGGCATACGTGCTCAAGGAGGGCGCGGCCTACTTCGACGGTCTCGTCGCCAGGATGCGCGAGTTCCAGGTCGTCATCGCCCAATTCCCCGTCCGCTCGAACGACAAGGCGGAGAGCGAACGCCTCGTCGCCACGCAGAAGGCGCTCGCCGACTACGCCCGCTCCGGCGGCAAGCTCGTCGTCATCAACCCAGGCTGGGAGGCAGTCTACGAAGGCACGCCCCTGGAGGATGTCCTGCCCATAAGGTCGGGCAAGGGCAAGTCCTGGGTGTACTCTTGCGGCCCGGCCACCGACCACCCCCTCAGCCGCGGCATCCCGCTGGAGGTCACGGGCGCGCACTTCTACGGGCCGATCTACGAGCCGGCCGACGCCACTTGTTTGCCCCTGACCGACAACGGAAAACTCACCCGCTTCTGGCACCGCCGGCTTCCGAGCGGCGGGGAGGTGGTTCACCTCTTCCAGGTCGGCGGCGAGAGGCACCAGTGGCGGGGCGAGAATGCGGCCCTCTACGACCCCGAGCGCCCCGACGACGGCACGGCCTGGAACGCCTTCTATCGCCGCCTCGTCTACGGCTTGGCCTTTGGCGACAAGGCGTTCCCTGCTCTCGTCAGTGTCTCCGCCAAGCCCAGCCGTGCAGGCAACACGCTCGCGGCGTCAGTGACGCTCGAGAACCACTCGGATGCGCCGCGCGAGATCGTGATCTCCTTCGACGCTCGCCACCGCCGCTCGCCAGACGGCATCCGCATGGAGAAGAAGGTGGCGGTTGCCAAGGGCCAGAGCGTCGCACTCCAGTTCGCGCCCGAAGTGAACCTGCCGTGTACCGACGCCTGGCTGCTCGTCACGGCACGGGCACTCGATGCCGACGGCAGAACCGTGGTGTCCGAGAGCATGGCCTGGGCGCCCTACATTCATCGCGTGCCGTTGACCGTGAAGACCGACAAGGCCAGCTACGCCCCAGGCGAGACGATCACTGCCACCATCACTTGGGCGCCTGACGCCGAGGAGGGCGATTACTTGCCCGTGGCCTACGTGGTGGACAGCTCGGGCCGAGCGCTCACGCGCGCGGCGTTCGAGGTCACAGGCGAGCGTACGGCCACGGCCAAGCTGACCATGCCCGACCGCGGGCCGGAGTTCGTCGGGAGCTACTGGGTGACCGCGGTCTTCAGCAAAGGCGACCAGATCGCCGGCCTTGCGCGTGCCCAGGTGCAGCTCGACCAGCCGTGGACGATGCGCGAGCGCTTCGAGTGGTCGGTGTGGACCTGGGGCGGGGGAGGGCGCTTCATTGACCTCATCCGCGACGCGGGCTTCAACGCCCTCGGCTGCATGGGCAACCCCTACACCGCTGATCGCTACGGCATGCGCCAGTACGTCGAGGGCACGGGCATCAACACCTTCGGCGTCACTATTGACCACGACAACTGGGAGGCCGTCCGCGCCGCCATGCACAAGACCATCGAGCGGCACAACCAGGGCGCCCCCGACGCCCGCTCCAAGTCCCTCGTCTCCCTCGGCGAGGAGAGCGGCTTCAAGGACGGTTGGGGGATGCGCTACTACTGGCCCGAGGACAAGGCGCCCGCCGTGCCCCAGAAGGTCTTCGGCGAACACCTGCGCGAACGCTACGCCGGCCGCCTCGACGTGTTGAACCAGGAATGGGGCACGAGCTTCGCCTCCTTCGACGACATTCCCCTTGAGAAGGCCAAGGTCAAGTCGCCCGGCCAGGTCTTCGTCACCTCACAGGCCTGGGAGGCCATGCAGAAGAAGGGCGAGACCAAGCCCGTCATCCCCGTGAACCTCGCCCGCCTCGACCCCAAGCAGCGCTACATCGGCCATTCGGCGCCTTATTGGGAGACTTACAACTTCTTCGACTGGTACTATCAGAAGTACTGCGACCTGGCGACCGAGGTCTACCGCTCGCGGCGCAACCCCGTGCCACTCACCATCATGAGCGCCCCAGGCGGCTTCTACCCGAAGGTGGACGTCTACAACTTCGCCGGCCTCGGGCCGTTCTATCCCAAGGAGGCGGCGCTCGTGGGTAACGCCATCGCCCGACGCGACTACGGCGACATTCCCGGCTTCTCCGCCGCAATGTGGGCGTACTTCGACCTCCGCTCGCTTTGGAACTGCACTGTGATGTCGAGCATCCTCGCGGGCAACACGCACATTGACTACTGGGTGGACGTGCCGTTGACCTTCAACGCCGACCTCACGCACACGCGGGCGAGCTTCTGGACGAAGGAGCTGCGGGAGCAGCTTCGCCCCATTGAACCGATCCTCCTCCACAAGCGCTTCGCTTACACCGACGGGCTGGGCATGCTCGTCGGCCAGCAGCCGCTGCCCAAGGGCATCCTCGGCCAGCACTTCGGCTCGGCCATTGACTGCAATGCGCCCATCTACTCGGCGCTGGAGGAGACGGGCTACATGCCCAAGGTCGTTCACGCGAAGGACCTCAAGGGCATCAAGGTGCTCGTGGCGTCGCATGCGCAGGTGCTCAGCACCGAGGAGGGCAAGGCGATAGCCGACTTCGTGAAAGGCGGCGGGTTGCTCATTTCAACGCCGTGGCTTGCCTCCTGCTCGCCCCACGGCAACGCCTTCACCGTCTATCCCGCTGAGGAAACCGGCCTAGCTGAACTGCTCGGCTTCCGGCTCCTCAACACGAGCCAGGCCGTTGTGAAGGAAGAAGCTAACCTCCCGCAGGTTTGGAACCTGCGGGAGGTTGTTCTGGTGAGCAAGGGCAAGGATAATGTGCTCGATATGGCGCCTGATGTGGAGGTGCTCGCGAAGCACAAGGACGGCACGCCGCTTATTCTCACACGCGAGGTCGGTAAAGGCCGTGTCGTGTATCTCAACTTTATCTACGACTGGGACAACTGGTGGAACAGCTTCCACGAGCCGGCCCGCGAGGCGTATCGCAGGCTCATTGACGCCATCATCCGCTCCGACGGCCGCGTGAAGGCCGAGTACTTCATCGCCTTCGAGTCCGCCGAGCCGTGCGACGACAACAAGGGCTGGTGGCAGACGCCCCTCAAGTCCAAGCCGAACCATGGCGAAGCTGTCCCCTGGTGGTCCAGCCAGCTCTACAGCGACCCCAGCGGCCGCATCAAGTACCTCGCCATCTTCTCCGATCACCGCAGCCCCGCGATCTCGGCCACGGTCCGCTGGGCCGACCCGAACGTGCGCGTCTTCGATCTCTTGAGCGTTCCTCACGTGAAAGCGCGCGCGGCAAACTCGCCAAAGCCCGACGCCCAAGGCGCGTGGCAGACCGGCCTCCGGCCGGGGGGCGCCGCTCTCTTTGCGATCGTGCGCCAGGCACCCGCAGAGGTCCGCCTGAGGGCCATGTCCTCTGTCGTGGCCGGCCAGCCGGTCAGGGTTGCCGTGACCATCAAGGGAGTGGAACGCGATGCCTGCTATGGCCTTGGGCTTGACGTGGTCGATCCGTCCGGGAACTACAGCCGCAAGATGTCGTTGGCGAGTGTGCAGGCCCCTGGGGGCAAGACCGAGTTCCTCATCCCAACCGCCCTGAACGACCCGCCTGGCGAGTACCGCATCCTCGCCACCGAAGCGATCACGTGCGAGCGCGGCCAGGCGCGCTTCCGGTTGCGGGAGCCGTCTCAAGCGCCGAGCCAGGCGGACCTCACGCCATTCCCCTCGCGCCCCAGCGAAGCCTGGCCCGCCATTTCGATGACTACTGCTGAGTTCCTGGGCGAGCTGCGGAAGCTCCGGGCCGTCTACGAGGGCGGCCACGCTGGCCTCGAGGCCAAGTACATGCTCAGCTACTACCTGAACGTCCCATTCCGCCCCGACAACCGCCACGCCATCATGCGGCGGCTCCAGCGCACAGACTGGGCGCCGCACGTCGAGGCCCTCGCCGAGGCAACTCGCGCGGGAGAGCGCTTCCTCGTCCTGCCCGAGGACCTGAATCATGACCCCGGCTCGGGTTTGTGGATTGACCCGTTCTCCGGGCTACGCCTCAACCTACTGTTCCGCGAGTTGCTGAAGCAACCCGGCGCAAGGACTCGCCTGCTCGAGGGGCTGCCCGTCCCGCTTTCCGCCATCGAGATCGGGAACGGGGCGCTGATGTACCCAACGCAACTTGAGTCCCCAGACCGCTCCGCCTATCATTCCTCCGACTTTGCGGTGTGGCACGAGCGGCTGAAGAAGGCGCTGAAGGAGATTCGGTAG
- a CDS encoding Gfo/Idh/MocA family oxidoreductase, whose protein sequence is MAKVRIGFCGVGAMGQCAHLKNYYTLPDCEVVALAELREKQGKAVARHYRVPKVYKEAAEMLANEQLDAIVASQPFTRHGTLIPELLKAGKPVFTEKPLAGSIEAGQRILDALAASSTWMMIGYHKRSDPATMYAKAQIDALKASGELGRMRLVRILMPAGDWVANGFTELIRSDDPNPPLQWDPPASDMDKTAYDAYISFVNYYIHQVNLMRHLLGEPYKVTYADPSGVILAGVSTSGVACVLEMTPYRTTVDWQESALVAFEKGYVKLELPAPLASNRPGRVEILCDPGDGKTPEVSSPHLPWVHAMRQQAINFVAAVRGERPPLCTAQEAMEDLKVARDYLRLWKGV, encoded by the coding sequence ATGGCAAAGGTGAGGATCGGTTTCTGCGGTGTGGGGGCGATGGGCCAGTGCGCCCACCTGAAGAACTACTACACACTGCCCGACTGCGAGGTGGTGGCGCTCGCGGAACTCCGCGAGAAACAGGGCAAGGCTGTCGCCCGACACTATCGCGTGCCGAAGGTCTACAAAGAGGCCGCCGAGATGCTGGCGAACGAGCAGCTCGACGCCATCGTGGCCTCGCAGCCGTTCACCCGCCACGGCACGCTCATCCCCGAGCTGCTGAAGGCGGGGAAGCCCGTCTTCACCGAGAAGCCGCTTGCGGGCAGCATCGAGGCGGGCCAACGCATCCTCGACGCCCTCGCCGCCAGCAGCACCTGGATGATGATCGGCTACCACAAACGCTCCGACCCCGCCACGATGTACGCCAAGGCCCAGATTGACGCGCTGAAGGCCTCGGGCGAGCTGGGCAGGATGCGCCTCGTTCGCATCCTCATGCCTGCCGGCGACTGGGTGGCTAACGGCTTCACCGAGCTCATCCGCTCCGACGACCCGAACCCGCCGCTTCAGTGGGACCCGCCGGCATCGGACATGGACAAGACGGCCTACGACGCCTACATCAGTTTTGTGAACTACTACATTCATCAGGTCAACCTGATGCGCCACCTCCTGGGCGAGCCGTACAAGGTCACCTACGCCGATCCGTCGGGCGTCATACTTGCGGGCGTGAGCACCAGTGGCGTGGCCTGTGTGCTGGAGATGACCCCCTACCGCACGACAGTAGATTGGCAGGAATCGGCCCTGGTGGCCTTCGAGAAGGGCTACGTGAAGCTCGAGCTGCCTGCTCCGCTCGCCTCGAATCGTCCCGGCCGCGTGGAGATCCTCTGCGACCCAGGCGACGGCAAGACCCCCGAGGTCTCATCGCCCCACCTGCCGTGGGTCCACGCCATGCGCCAGCAGGCCATCAACTTCGTGGCCGCCGTGCGCGGCGAGCGTCCGCCCCTGTGCACCGCCCAGGAGGCGATGGAGGACCTCAAGGTGGCTCGGGACTATCTGCGGCTGTGGAAGGGGGTCTGA